The proteins below come from a single Metarhizium brunneum chromosome 1, complete sequence genomic window:
- the ARD_0 gene encoding D-arabinitol 2-dehydrogenase, whose translation MLPINRCLRPFRTASVAGCAARFVHDASKHASRKSLLPEFDLTGKVVVVSGGTRGLGLAQAQALLDAGANVHCIDKTLPVDSPSPDLTYHEADVRNVHQINKVMSKIVDDHGRLDGLIAAAGIKNETSALEFLPEQVENIMSVNVIGTFMTAQAAARQMIRLKRPGSICLVASMSGSVANRGMPSSAYNTSKGAVLQLCRSLAAEWGEHGIRVNTLSPGYITTEVVQSLLDEFPERRESWSRDNMLNRLSLPAEYRGAAVFLLSDASSFMTGSDLRIDGGHVAW comes from the exons ATGCTGCCGATCAACCGCTGCCTGCGCCCGTTTAGGACCGCCTCGGTAGCCGGCTGCGCGGCCAGATTTGTCCACGACGCCTCGAAACATGCAAGCAGGAAGAGCCTGCTGCCGGAATTCGACCTGACGGGAAAAGTCGTCGTTGTTTCTGGAGGCACCAGGGGTCTCGGTcttgcccaagcccaagccctgCTTGACGCCGGCGCAAACG TGCATTGCATCGACAAGACACTCCCCGTGGACAGTCCAAGCCCGGACCTGACGTACCACGAGGCCGATGTCAGAAATGTCCATCAGATCAATAAAGTCATGTCCAAAATCGTCGACGACCACGGTCGTCTCGACGGCTTAATCGCCGCGGCTGGCATTAAAAACGAAACCTCGGCTCTTGAATTTTTGCCAGAACAAGTGGAAAACATCATGAGCGTCAACGTCATCGGCACTTTCATGACGGCCCAAGCGGCTGCCCGCCAGATGATTCGGCTCAAGCGCCCCGGAAGCATTTGTCTCGTCGCAAGCATGAGCGGCAGCGTGGCGAACCGCGGCATGCCTTCTTC AGCATATAATACTTCCAAGGGGGCCGTTCTTCAATTATgccgcagcctcgccgcgGAATGGGGCGAGCATGGCATTAGGGTCAACACGCTGTCGCCGGGATACATCACGACAGAAGTGGTTCAGTCGCTCTTGGACGAGTTTCCGGAGCGCAGGGAATCGTGGTCCAGGGATAACATGCTCAACCGGCTCAGTCTTCCCGCTGAGTATCGAGGCGCGGCTGTTTTTCTCCTCAGCGACGCAAGCAGCTTCATGACGGGCAGCGACCTTCGAATTGATGGCGGCCATGTGGCGTGGTGA
- the xdhA_1 gene encoding D-xylulose reductase A, with amino-acid sequence MPRPENLSCVLYGPGKVRFEERPLPVVEDAHDVVVRIAYVGVCGTDVRFWTHGGMIRTVSEDRPLVMGHEASGVVDAVGAAVTRVQPGDHVVIEPGFPCHKCKLCLHGRYNLCPSIKFAADPPQDGTLSRLYRLTEQFVYKIPPFLGLQEAVLVEPLSVVVHGARLAPLAPGCSVLVQGSGTIGLLAAATAHAFGAGPIFVADINRQKLDFARGFVQCATFAPDAASTPEANAARFKAETGQAAGVDIVFECTGAESAVQTGLHALATGGTFVQIGIGKSEQVLPLTLMCEKEVDFRNSFRYGPGDFDLAIKLLETRKFSVKSFISNIFPFEKAVEAWEKTRQGEGVKNLIQVAGD; translated from the exons atGCCACGTCCT GAAAACCTGTCCTGTGTCCTGTACGGGCCTGGCAAAGTCCGCTTCGAGGAGCGCCCGCtgcccgtcgtcgaggatgccCACGATGTAGTCGTCCGCATCGCCTACGTGGGCGTCTGCGGAACCGAC GTGCGCTTCTGGACGCACGGCGGCATGATACGCACCGTGTCTGAAGACCGGCCGCTGGTCATGGGCCACGAAGCCTCGGGAGTCGTGGATGCTGTGGGCGCAGCCGTCACCCGCGTCCAGCCCGGCGACCACGTCGTCATCGAGCCCGGGTTCCCATGCCACAAGTGCAAGCTGTGCCTGCACGGCAGATACAACCTGTGCCCCAGCATCAAGTTTGCCGCCGACCCGCCGCAGGACGGCACCCTGTCCCGCCTCTACCGCCTGACGGAGCAGTTCGTCTACAAGATCCCGCCCTTCCTGGGCCTCCAAGaggccgtcctcgtcgagccCCTgagcgtcgtcgtccacgGCGCCCGCCTCGCCCCCCTGGCCCCCGGGTGCAGCGTGCTCGTCCAGGGTTCCGGCACTATTGGCCTCCTcgccgcggccacggcgcacGCCTTTGGCGCTGGGCCAATCTTTGTCGCCGACATCAACCGCCAGAAGCTCGACTTTGCCAGGGGCTTCGTGCAGTGTGCCACGTTTGCCCCCGACGCCGCGTCGACGCCCgaggccaacgccgccaggtTCAAGGCCGAGACGGGGCAGGctgccggcgtcgacattgTGTTTGAGTGCACCGGCGCCGAGTCCGCTGTGCAGACTGGCCTTCACGCCCTGGCCACGGGTGGCACCTTTGTGCAGATTGGCATCGGCAAGTCGGAGCAGGTGCTGCCGCTCACGCTCATGTGCGAGAAGGAGGTGGACTTTCGGAACTCGTTCCGCTACGGGCCGGGGGACTTTGACCTGGCCATCAAGTTGCTCGAGACACGCAAGTTTTCGGTCAAGTCGTTTATCAGCAATATTTTTCCCTTTGAGAAGGCGGTCGAGGCTTGGGAAAAGACGCGCCAGGGCGAGGGGGTCAAGAATCTAATTCAAGTTGCCGGAGACTAG
- the nfdA gene encoding N-substituted formamide deformylase, with translation MASHPSTAGLENATAYINGRVFTVDENQTWAEAFIVSAEGVFTLVGSTDTIVAAARQHGIVVHDLNGRFVMPGIHDAHVHLLTAGLSHFSNIHLGLDEIMPMSEATEKLKSSSCGCEYAHAFGRWLSADVFRIKDFDRAHLDEEYPDTPVIIRAGAGHSLHLNTVALRESGYDLANESYPNGAYVGRRPDGSLNGEVAELATTKALLACPKPPVAHVRRALKYAVHRLHQAGVTSCQEAATNTLLLSTLRDMDRDGQLQLDAYTHIVYAPEFIAEESQSELIQLLDRAESFKTQHVDTRFVKIILDGIPLDPYFTQASLDKDGNVEKEKLFLYDLQEAVLRYDQRGMTCKIHCTGEGATRVALDAIEAARAQNPNGPRHEIAHCSGVHPDEYPRFRPLNTTAEMSPSVFFCQTFSPEEDALQDWNFPQMLRHGAHISIGSDWGVPESPDLLPGLEGILDGVGSGDRAKGAAMVLRMLTLAGAEAVGRDKETGSIQAGKRANFIELDRDLSLGEPGAFTDAKVRRTWFEGELVYTASV, from the exons ATGGCTTCGCATCCATCCACGGCCGGCCTCGAAAACGCCACCGCCTACATCAACGGCCGCGTCTTCACGGTCGACGAGAACCAGACATGGGCCGAGGCCTTCATCGTGTCGGCCGAGGGCGTCTTTACCCTCGTGGGCTCAACTGACAccatcgtggccgccgcgCGCCAACATGGCATAGTTGTGCATGACTTGAACGGGCGCTTCGTCATGCCGGGCATACACGACGCCCATGTGCATCTCCTGACGGCCGGCCTCTCTCACTTCAGCAACATCCACCTGGGCCTGGACGAAATCATGCCCATGTCCGAGGCGACGGAAAAGCTCAAGAGCTCCTCGTGCGGCTGTGAGTATGCGCACGCCTTTGGCCG ATGGCTGAGCGCCGACGTCTTCCGCATCAAGGACTTTGACCGCGCCCATCTCGACGAGGAATACCCCGACACGCCCGTCATCAtccgcgccggcgccgggcaCAGTCTTCATCTCAACACGGTCGCCCTCCGCGAGTCCGGCTACGACCTCGCCAACGAATCCTACCCCAACGGGGCGTATGTCGGGCGCCGACCCGACGGATCCCTCAACGGCGAGgtcgccgagctggccacGACCAAGGCGCTCCTTGCCTGTCCCAAGCCTCCCGTCGCCCATGTGCGGCGCGCGCTCAAGTACGCGGTCCATCGCCTGCACCAGGCGGGTGTGACGTCGTGCCAGGAAGCCGCCACCAACACGCTCTTGCTCAGCACGCTGCGCGACATGGACCGCGAcggccagctgcagctggaCGCGTACACGCACATCGTCTACGCCCCGGAGTTTATTGCCGAAGAGTCCCAGTCAGAACTGATCCAGCTGCTGGACCGGGCCGAGTCGTTCAAGACGCAGCACGTCGACACGCGCTTCGTCAAGATCATACTCGACGGCATCCCTCTGGATCCGTACTTTACGCAGGCGAGCCTGGATAAAGACGGCAACGTGGAGAAAGAAAAGCTGTTTCTGTACGACTTGCAAGAGGCCGTCCTGCGGTATGACCAGCGAGGAATGACGTGCAAGATTCACTGCACGGGCGAGGGCGCCACCCGGGTGGCTTTGGACGCCATTGAGGCCGCGCGAGCACAGAATCCCAACGGGCCCCGACACGAAATTGCACACTGCTCGGGGGTGCATCCCG ACGAATACCCTCGATTTCGGCCGCTCAACACGACGGCGGAAATGTCGccctccgtcttcttctgccagACGTTTAGCCCGGAAGAGGACGCCCTGCAGGACTGGAACTTTCCGCAGATGCTCCGCCACGGCGCGCACATCTCCATCGGCTCCGACTGGGGCGTCCCCGAGTCCCCGGACCTGCTGCCGGGCTTGGAGGGCATCCTCGACGGCGTGGGGTCCGGCGACCGCGCCAAGGGGGCCGCCATGGTGCTGCGCATGCTGACCCTGGctggcgccgaggccgtcgggCGCGACAAGGAGACGGGGAGCATCCAGGCGGGCAAGCGGGCCAACTTTATCGAGTTGGATCGGGACCTGAGCCTGGGGGAGCCCGGCGCGTTTACGGATGCCAAGGTGCGGAGGACGTGGTTTGAGGGGGAGCTTGTTTACACCGCGTCGGTGTAG